The Micromonospora sp. NBC_00421 genome contains a region encoding:
- the nuoK gene encoding NADH-quinone oxidoreductase subunit NuoK, translating to MSPDYYLILAAVLFTIGAVGVLVRRNAIVLFMCVELMLNAANLTLVTFSRINGDLNGQIMAFFVMVVAAAEVVVGLAIIMSIFRTRRSASVDDANLLKY from the coding sequence GTGAGCCCTGACTACTACCTGATCCTGGCGGCGGTGCTGTTCACCATCGGCGCGGTCGGGGTGCTGGTACGGCGCAACGCGATCGTGCTGTTCATGTGCGTCGAGCTGATGCTCAACGCGGCCAACCTGACGCTGGTCACCTTCAGCCGGATCAACGGTGACCTCAACGGACAGATCATGGCGTTCTTCGTGATGGTGGTGGCGGCGGCCGAGGTCGTGGTCGGGCTCGCGATCATCATGTCGATCTTCCGGACCCGACGCTCCGCGAGCGTCGACGACGCCAACCTGCTGAAGTACTAA
- a CDS encoding polyprenyl synthetase family protein: MVDGVVISAGERSGGVGSGGRRGRAGTGQIGALGVHLADPRVEASVLGLLDDVEVELRASVSSADPLVTEAARHLVEAGGKRFRPLLVALGAQFGDPAGPQVVPAAVVMELTHLATLYHDDVMDEAAVRRGAPSANSRWTNSVAILVGDYLFARAADIAADLGPVAVRLQARTFARLVHGQIAETVGPRAEDPVDHYLRVIADKTGSLIATSARFGGMFGGASEAHTEALAGYGETIGVAFQLSDDLLDIASESTQSGKTPGTDLREGVPTLPVLYALAGDDSDAASVRLREILATGPLVDDALHAEALGLLRESPALKRARETVRSYAEEARAQLAPLPQNPARRALESLCDYIADRTS, from the coding sequence ATGGTTGATGGTGTGGTGATTTCGGCGGGGGAACGGTCAGGCGGCGTCGGCTCCGGCGGTCGTCGGGGCCGGGCGGGTACGGGTCAGATCGGCGCGCTCGGCGTGCACCTGGCCGATCCGCGGGTCGAGGCGTCCGTGCTGGGCCTGCTCGACGACGTCGAGGTGGAGCTGCGGGCCAGCGTGTCCAGCGCCGATCCGCTCGTCACCGAGGCGGCCCGGCACCTGGTCGAAGCGGGCGGCAAGCGCTTCCGCCCGCTGCTGGTGGCCCTGGGAGCGCAGTTCGGTGACCCGGCGGGCCCGCAGGTGGTGCCGGCCGCGGTGGTGATGGAGCTCACCCACCTGGCCACCCTCTACCACGACGACGTGATGGACGAGGCGGCCGTGCGGCGGGGCGCCCCGAGCGCCAACTCCCGCTGGACCAACTCGGTGGCCATCCTGGTCGGCGACTACCTCTTCGCGCGGGCCGCCGACATCGCCGCCGACCTGGGGCCGGTGGCGGTCCGCCTCCAGGCCCGCACCTTCGCCCGGCTGGTGCACGGTCAGATCGCCGAGACCGTCGGCCCCCGCGCGGAGGACCCGGTCGACCACTACCTGCGGGTGATCGCCGACAAGACGGGTTCGCTGATCGCCACCTCGGCCCGCTTCGGCGGCATGTTCGGCGGGGCGTCCGAGGCGCACACCGAGGCCCTCGCCGGCTACGGGGAGACCATCGGGGTGGCCTTCCAGCTCTCCGACGACCTGCTCGACATCGCTTCCGAGTCGACACAGTCGGGCAAGACACCCGGCACCGACCTGCGGGAGGGGGTGCCGACCCTGCCGGTGCTCTACGCGCTGGCCGGTGACGACTCCGACGCGGCGTCGGTGCGGCTGCGGGAGATCCTGGCCACCGGCCCGCTCGTCGACGACGCGCTGCACGCCGAGGCGCTCGGCCTGCTCCGGGAGTCCCCCGCGCTCAAGCGGGCCCGGGAGACCGTCCGGAGCTATGCCGAGGAGGCCCGCGCGCAGCTGGCCCCGCTCCCGCAGAACCCGGCCCGGCGGGCGCTCGAATCCCTCTGCGACTACATCGCCGACCGCACCAGCTGA
- the nuoL gene encoding NADH-quinone oxidoreductase subunit L: protein MDEILTYAQAEPAGAVTYAAADGLLSSVWLLVAIPLVSAAILLLLGRRADRWGHWLGVAAIGAAFVLGLTSFFQLRGLENKSVELSLWDFITVGNLRVDFGLLFDPLAAVFVLLITGVGFLIHLYAVEYMAHDEGRRRFFAYFNLFVAAMLLLVLGNNYVMLYFGWEGVGLASYLLISFWYGRPSAATAGKKAFLMNRVGDAGLAIGIFILFATLGTTQYDEVFTGVGGLASGTVLVLGLLLLLGAAGKSGQFPLQAWLPDAMEGPTPVSALIHAATMVTAGVYLIARSNPIFSANETLQLVVVSVGALTLLMGCIIGAAKDDIKRVLAWSTVSQIGYMFLGVGLGGAAYALAIVHLLAHGFFKANMFLGAGSVMHGMNDQVDIRRFGGLSKYMKITWITFMMGWLAIIGMFPFSGFFSKEPIIVAAFEREGWTAWLFGGAALLGAGLTAFYMTRLFVLTFHGPKRWTEDIAHPHESPKLMTIPLILLAVGSVGAGFLLATSVPDWLTATAGLGGEHTEHAAVLPHWLLTTLSLVVTVLGAGLAWALFRNGTALAPQPAGVVVTAARRNLYTDAFNEVVFEKPGIFLTRALVFLDNRGVDGLVNGLAAGIGGGSGRLRRWQTGFVRSYATSILTGALLVVAAFLAVQAGWLA, encoded by the coding sequence GTGGATGAGATTCTGACGTACGCCCAGGCAGAGCCGGCGGGTGCCGTCACCTACGCGGCGGCGGACGGCCTGCTGAGCAGCGTCTGGCTGCTGGTGGCGATCCCGTTGGTCAGCGCGGCGATCCTGCTGCTGCTCGGCCGGCGGGCCGACCGCTGGGGGCACTGGCTGGGCGTGGCCGCGATCGGTGCCGCGTTCGTGCTGGGGCTCACCTCGTTCTTCCAGCTGCGCGGGCTGGAGAACAAGTCCGTCGAGCTGAGCCTCTGGGACTTCATCACGGTCGGCAACCTGCGGGTGGACTTCGGTCTGCTCTTCGACCCGCTGGCCGCGGTCTTCGTCCTGCTGATCACCGGGGTGGGCTTCCTGATCCACCTCTACGCGGTGGAGTACATGGCGCACGACGAGGGCCGGCGACGGTTCTTCGCGTACTTCAACCTCTTCGTCGCCGCGATGCTGCTGCTGGTGCTCGGCAACAACTACGTGATGCTCTACTTCGGCTGGGAGGGCGTCGGTCTGGCGTCGTACCTGCTGATCTCCTTCTGGTACGGGCGGCCGAGCGCGGCCACCGCCGGCAAGAAGGCGTTCCTGATGAACCGGGTCGGCGACGCCGGCCTGGCGATCGGCATCTTCATCCTGTTCGCCACCCTCGGCACCACCCAGTACGACGAGGTCTTCACCGGCGTCGGCGGGCTGGCCAGCGGCACGGTGCTGGTGCTGGGCCTGCTGCTGCTGCTCGGGGCGGCCGGCAAGTCCGGTCAGTTCCCGCTCCAGGCGTGGTTGCCGGACGCGATGGAGGGCCCGACGCCGGTGTCGGCGCTGATCCACGCGGCCACCATGGTCACCGCGGGCGTCTACCTGATCGCCCGGTCCAACCCGATCTTCTCGGCCAACGAGACCCTCCAGCTCGTGGTGGTGAGCGTCGGCGCGCTGACCCTGCTGATGGGCTGCATCATCGGCGCGGCCAAGGACGACATCAAGCGGGTGCTGGCCTGGTCGACCGTCAGCCAGATCGGTTACATGTTCCTCGGTGTCGGCCTCGGCGGCGCGGCGTACGCGCTGGCCATCGTGCACCTGCTGGCGCACGGCTTCTTCAAGGCCAACATGTTCCTCGGTGCCGGCTCGGTCATGCACGGCATGAACGACCAGGTGGACATCCGCCGTTTCGGCGGGCTGTCGAAGTACATGAAGATCACCTGGATCACCTTCATGATGGGCTGGCTCGCCATCATCGGCATGTTCCCGTTCTCCGGCTTCTTCTCCAAGGAGCCGATCATCGTGGCCGCGTTCGAGCGGGAGGGCTGGACGGCCTGGCTGTTCGGCGGGGCGGCGCTGCTCGGCGCGGGGTTGACCGCGTTCTACATGACCCGGCTGTTCGTGCTGACCTTCCACGGCCCGAAGCGGTGGACCGAGGACATCGCGCACCCGCACGAGTCGCCGAAGCTGATGACCATCCCGCTGATCCTGCTGGCGGTCGGCTCGGTCGGCGCCGGGTTCCTGCTCGCCACCTCCGTACCGGACTGGCTGACCGCCACCGCCGGGCTGGGCGGCGAGCACACGGAGCACGCCGCGGTGCTGCCGCACTGGCTGCTCACCACGCTGTCGCTTGTGGTGACGGTGCTCGGTGCCGGGCTGGCCTGGGCGCTGTTCCGCAACGGCACGGCCCTCGCGCCGCAGCCGGCCGGGGTGGTCGTCACCGCGGCCCGGCGCAACCTCTACACGGACGCCTTCAACGAGGTGGTCTTCGAGAAGCCGGGCATCTTCCTCACCCGGGCGCTTGTCTTCCTGGACAACCGGGGCGTCGACGGGCTGGTCAACGGCCTGGCCGCCGGGATCGGGGGCGGTTCGGGCCGGCTCCGGCGGTGGCAGACCGGCTTCGTCCGGTCGTATGCGACCTCGATCCTGACCGGCGCGCTGCTCGTGGTGGCGGCGTTCCTGGCAGTGCAGGCGGGGTGGCTGGCGTGA
- the nuoN gene encoding NADH-quinone oxidoreductase subunit NuoN → MTELKLPSIDYPAIAPILIMLGVALLGVLVEAFVPRRRRHLVQLTLSLLAVLAALVLVVLNAGVRLVTAGGALAVDGPTLFLQGTILVLAAMALLLIGERSVERGGAFVAQAAVTAESADDRQQAEGRNGATEVYPLTSFAIGGMLIFVAANDLLTMFIALEVFSLPLYLLCALARRRRLLSQEAAMKYFLLGAYASAFFLFGVALVYGFTAGIPGRSAGVDFATVHAAVSESPASDVLLYAGMALIAIGLLFKAAAAPFHVWTPDVYQGAPTPVTGFMAACTKVAAFGALLRVFHVAFDRAAWDFTPVLGVVAVLTMLVGAVLAVTQTDIKRLLAYSSIANAGYLLVGVLAPTGAGVSGTMFYLAAYGFSVLAAFAVVTLVRDADGEATHLSRWAGLGRRSPFYAGVFTFILLAFAGIPLTSGFMSKFAVFGPALESGHAWLVVAGVLTSMVLAFPYLRVVVMMWLSEPGETTPTIAVPGGLTATALMIGVAATLILGVLPAPLLDLATDAATFVR, encoded by the coding sequence ATGACCGAGCTCAAGTTGCCGTCGATCGACTACCCGGCGATCGCCCCGATCCTGATCATGCTCGGGGTGGCCCTGCTGGGCGTCCTGGTGGAGGCGTTCGTGCCGCGCCGCCGCCGGCACCTCGTGCAGCTGACGCTGTCCCTGCTGGCGGTGCTCGCCGCACTCGTGCTGGTGGTGCTCAACGCCGGCGTGCGGCTGGTCACGGCGGGCGGGGCGTTGGCTGTGGACGGTCCCACCCTGTTCCTCCAGGGCACCATCCTGGTGCTCGCCGCGATGGCGCTGCTGCTGATCGGCGAGCGCTCGGTGGAGCGCGGCGGGGCGTTCGTCGCCCAGGCCGCGGTGACCGCCGAGTCGGCCGACGACAGGCAGCAGGCCGAGGGACGCAACGGGGCGACCGAGGTCTACCCGCTGACCAGCTTCGCGATCGGCGGCATGCTGATCTTCGTGGCGGCGAACGACCTGCTGACCATGTTCATCGCGCTGGAGGTCTTCTCCCTGCCGCTCTACCTGCTCTGCGCGCTGGCCCGTCGCCGGCGGCTGCTCAGCCAGGAAGCGGCGATGAAGTACTTCCTGCTCGGCGCGTACGCCTCGGCGTTCTTCCTGTTCGGGGTGGCCCTGGTGTACGGCTTCACCGCCGGCATCCCGGGCCGCTCGGCCGGGGTCGACTTCGCCACCGTGCACGCCGCGGTGAGCGAGTCCCCGGCCAGCGACGTGCTGCTCTACGCCGGAATGGCGCTGATCGCCATCGGCCTGCTGTTCAAGGCCGCCGCCGCCCCGTTCCACGTCTGGACCCCGGACGTCTACCAGGGCGCGCCGACGCCGGTCACCGGCTTCATGGCGGCCTGCACGAAGGTCGCCGCGTTCGGCGCCCTGCTGCGGGTCTTCCACGTGGCGTTCGACCGGGCCGCCTGGGACTTCACCCCGGTCCTCGGGGTGGTGGCGGTGCTCACCATGCTGGTCGGCGCGGTGCTGGCGGTCACCCAGACCGACATCAAGCGCCTGCTGGCGTACTCGTCGATCGCCAACGCCGGATACCTGCTGGTCGGGGTGCTCGCCCCGACCGGTGCGGGCGTCTCCGGCACGATGTTCTACCTGGCCGCGTACGGCTTCTCGGTGCTCGCCGCGTTCGCCGTGGTGACCCTGGTCCGGGACGCCGACGGGGAGGCCACCCACCTGTCCCGGTGGGCCGGGCTGGGCCGCCGCTCGCCGTTCTACGCCGGGGTGTTCACCTTCATCCTGCTGGCCTTCGCCGGCATCCCGTTGACCAGCGGCTTCATGAGCAAGTTCGCGGTCTTCGGCCCGGCGCTGGAGAGCGGGCACGCCTGGCTTGTGGTGGCGGGCGTGCTGACCAGCATGGTGCTTGCCTTCCCGTACCTGCGGGTGGTGGTGATGATGTGGCTCTCCGAGCCAGGTGAGACCACCCCGACCATCGCGGTGCCGGGTGGGCTGACCGCCACCGCGCTGATGATCGGGGTGGCGGCCACGCTGATCCTCGGCGTGCTGCCGGCGCCCCTGCTCGACCTGGCGACGGACGCTGCGACATTCGTCAGGTGA
- a CDS encoding NADH-quinone oxidoreductase subunit M, whose product MSNFPFLSVLTVAPLVGALVVAFLPRRRPDLAKQVAFGWSLLVLALSVVMWVSFQADGDRLQFRESYPWIPTWDVNFTFAVDGIALVMLMLIAVLVPLVILASWHDADASKRSVPAYFALLLVLESTMIGVFAAADVFLFYVFFEVMLVPMYFLIGSYGGHQRQYAAVKFFLYSLVGGLFMLAAVIGLWVVGGKTFDWQTLTQVDISTGTERWLFLGFFLAFAIKAPFFPFHTWLPDAGRAAPAGAAALLVGVLDKVGTFGILRYCLPLFPEASKWFAPWALALGLIGILYAALLAVGQSDLKRLVSYTSIAHFGFIGVGIFAFTTQAGTGAVLYMLNHGLATGLLFLVVGMLIARRGSSLISDFGGAGKLVPLLAGVLFFAGLASLALPGTAPFVSEFLVLIGTFTVNKPVAVIATLGIILAAAYVLWMVQRTTQGTLNPELTEVKAMHRDLTLREKAVVAPLIALIVLLGFYPKPVTDVINPAVQATMQDVGKTDPAPEVGSVQEAAQ is encoded by the coding sequence ATGTCCAACTTCCCGTTCCTCTCGGTGCTGACCGTGGCGCCGCTGGTCGGCGCCCTGGTCGTGGCCTTCCTGCCGCGTCGCCGGCCCGACCTGGCCAAGCAGGTGGCGTTCGGCTGGTCGCTGCTGGTGCTGGCGCTCTCGGTGGTGATGTGGGTTTCGTTCCAGGCCGACGGCGACCGGCTCCAGTTCCGTGAGTCGTACCCGTGGATCCCCACCTGGGACGTCAACTTCACCTTCGCCGTCGACGGCATCGCGCTGGTCATGCTGATGCTGATCGCGGTGCTGGTGCCGCTGGTGATCCTGGCGTCCTGGCACGACGCCGACGCGTCGAAGCGCTCGGTGCCTGCCTACTTCGCCCTGCTGCTCGTCCTCGAATCCACGATGATCGGCGTCTTCGCCGCCGCCGACGTCTTCCTGTTCTACGTGTTCTTCGAGGTCATGCTGGTGCCGATGTACTTCCTGATCGGCAGCTACGGCGGCCACCAGCGGCAGTACGCGGCGGTGAAGTTCTTCCTCTACTCCCTGGTCGGCGGCCTGTTCATGCTGGCCGCGGTGATCGGCCTGTGGGTGGTCGGCGGGAAGACCTTCGACTGGCAGACGCTGACCCAGGTGGACATCTCCACCGGCACCGAGCGTTGGCTGTTCCTCGGCTTCTTCCTCGCCTTCGCGATCAAGGCGCCGTTCTTCCCGTTCCACACCTGGCTGCCGGACGCCGGTCGGGCCGCCCCGGCGGGCGCCGCCGCGCTGCTGGTCGGGGTGCTGGACAAGGTCGGCACCTTCGGCATCCTGCGCTACTGCCTGCCGCTGTTCCCGGAGGCGTCGAAGTGGTTCGCCCCGTGGGCGCTGGCGTTGGGCCTGATCGGCATCCTCTACGCCGCGCTGCTCGCCGTCGGTCAGTCCGACCTGAAGCGGCTGGTGTCGTACACCTCGATCGCGCACTTCGGGTTCATCGGGGTCGGCATCTTCGCCTTCACCACCCAGGCGGGCACCGGCGCGGTGCTCTACATGCTCAACCACGGGCTCGCCACCGGCCTGCTCTTCCTGGTGGTCGGGATGCTCATCGCCCGCCGGGGCTCGTCGCTGATCTCCGACTTCGGCGGGGCGGGCAAACTGGTGCCGCTGCTGGCCGGGGTGCTCTTCTTCGCCGGTCTGGCGTCGCTGGCGCTGCCCGGCACCGCGCCGTTCGTCTCCGAGTTCCTGGTGCTGATCGGCACCTTCACGGTGAACAAGCCGGTCGCGGTGATCGCCACCCTGGGCATCATCCTGGCGGCGGCGTACGTGCTGTGGATGGTGCAGCGCACCACCCAGGGGACGCTCAACCCGGAGCTGACCGAGGTCAAGGCGATGCACCGGGACCTCACCCTGCGCGAGAAGGCGGTGGTCGCCCCGCTGATCGCCCTGATCGTGCTGCTCGGCTTCTATCCCAAGCCGGTCACCGATGTGATCAACCCCGCCGTCCAGGCGACCATGCAGGACGTCGGCAAGACCGATCCCGCCCCTGAGGTCGGCAGCGTCCAGGAGGCTGCACAGTGA